A single region of the Duganella sp. BuS-21 genome encodes:
- a CDS encoding alpha/beta hydrolase, with amino-acid sequence MKKILLILMLTAAGLASAAPSATIQLWPEGVPGKRDIGLEKVGDGYTSNVSEPMLTMVGPAVDRRNGTAVIICPGGGYVRMATAREGDQYANWLSGLGVTSFVLKYRMQEFGHPAPLQDVLRAVRTLRARAAEFGIRPDRIGVMGSSAGGHLAASAGTLFDNPIGRTGAALDSVSARPDFLMLMYPVITMQDAAAHAGSRKALLGAAPSADMLDLMSLEKQVTPATPPTLLIHTQADTAVPVENSILFYQALTKAKVPAEMYLLEHGGHGMGMREGLGTSSMWPRRAEEWLRDRGLLTAAPAQAK; translated from the coding sequence ATGAAAAAAATTCTGCTTATCCTGATGCTGACCGCCGCAGGCCTGGCCAGCGCCGCCCCCTCCGCCACCATCCAGCTTTGGCCGGAAGGCGTGCCGGGCAAGCGCGACATCGGCCTGGAGAAAGTTGGCGACGGCTATACCTCCAACGTCAGCGAGCCTATGCTGACCATGGTGGGGCCGGCGGTGGACCGTCGCAACGGCACGGCGGTCATCATCTGTCCCGGCGGCGGCTACGTGCGCATGGCCACCGCGCGCGAAGGCGACCAGTACGCGAACTGGCTCAGTGGACTGGGCGTGACCAGTTTCGTGCTCAAGTATCGCATGCAGGAGTTTGGACATCCAGCGCCTTTGCAGGACGTGCTACGTGCGGTGCGCACCTTGCGAGCACGGGCGGCCGAATTCGGCATACGGCCGGACCGCATCGGTGTGATGGGCAGTTCGGCCGGCGGCCATCTTGCGGCCAGCGCCGGCACGCTGTTCGACAATCCGATCGGACGTACCGGTGCGGCGCTGGATAGCGTCAGCGCGCGGCCGGATTTCCTGATGTTGATGTACCCGGTGATCACGATGCAGGACGCGGCCGCTCATGCCGGCTCGCGCAAGGCGCTGCTGGGTGCAGCGCCGTCGGCGGACATGCTGGACCTGATGTCGCTGGAAAAACAGGTGACGCCCGCCACGCCGCCCACGCTGCTGATCCACACCCAGGCCGATACCGCCGTCCCGGTCGAGAACAGCATCCTGTTCTACCAGGCGCTGACCAAAGCGAAGGTGCCGGCGGAGATGTATCTGCTGGAGCACGGCGGCCATGGCATGGGCATGCGCGAGGGGCTGGGAACCTCGTCGATGTGGCCGCGCCGCGCCGAGGAATGGCTGCGCGATCGCGGGCTACTGACTGCGGCCCCGGCTCAGGCGAAATGA
- a CDS encoding L-rhamnose mutarotase has translation MLTRAFKMQLKHGAVTEYKRRHDELWPHLGKALRDAGIYDYSIFLDEESLQLFAVLKLWPDHKIEDLPLKPVMQRWWDYMADLMEVEPGNRPREWPLQQVFHFA, from the coding sequence GTGCTGACCCGCGCCTTCAAGATGCAGCTCAAGCACGGCGCCGTGACCGAGTACAAGCGGCGTCACGATGAACTGTGGCCGCACCTCGGCAAGGCGCTGCGCGACGCCGGCATCTACGATTACTCGATCTTCCTCGACGAAGAGAGCTTGCAGTTGTTCGCTGTGCTCAAACTCTGGCCGGACCACAAGATCGAGGACTTGCCCTTGAAGCCCGTCATGCAGCGCTGGTGGGACTACATGGCGGACCTGATGGAAGTCGAGCCGGGCAACCGGCCGCGCGAGTGGCCGCTACAGCAGGTGTTTCATTTCGCCTGA
- the rhaI gene encoding L-rhamnose catabolism isomerase, with the protein MSTIIDSGRVAEHNAQLRAGLNADYEALGGMLARRGADIEKLTAAAQSFAVALPSWGVGTGGTRFARFPGRGEPRNVFEKLDDCAVIHQLTCATPGVSLHFPWDKTTDPVALRQQAQSHGLYFDAVNSNTFQDQAGQEHTYKYGSLTANNAATRAQAVAHNIECIELGRALGSKALTVWVGDGANFPGQHNLRGALERYLGSMREIYAALPGDWLMFIEHKLFEPAFYATTIADWGTSFACAQTLGDKARCLVDLGHHAPNTNIEMIVARLAQFGKLGGFHFNDSKYGDDDLDSGSINPFQLFLVFNELADAAEREGAAFKPAYMLDQSHNVTDPIESLMNSAVEVQRAFVQAQLVDRAALRGHQEANDALQSAQALKHAYRTDVSVILAMARLRSGGAIDPVACYRDSGYRAQTAEARPAKAGASGSGIV; encoded by the coding sequence GTGAGCACCATCATCGACAGCGGCCGCGTGGCTGAGCATAACGCTCAACTGCGCGCCGGACTGAATGCGGATTACGAAGCGCTGGGCGGCATGCTGGCCCGGCGCGGCGCGGACATCGAAAAGCTGACCGCTGCGGCGCAAAGCTTCGCGGTGGCCTTGCCCAGTTGGGGCGTGGGTACGGGCGGCACGCGCTTTGCGCGCTTTCCAGGTCGCGGCGAACCGCGCAATGTGTTTGAAAAACTGGACGACTGCGCCGTCATCCATCAACTGACCTGCGCCACGCCGGGCGTGTCGCTGCACTTCCCGTGGGATAAAACCACCGATCCGGTCGCGCTACGCCAGCAGGCCCAGAGCCACGGCCTGTACTTCGACGCGGTCAATTCCAATACTTTCCAGGACCAGGCAGGGCAGGAGCACACCTACAAGTACGGCAGCCTGACCGCCAACAACGCCGCCACCCGCGCACAGGCGGTGGCGCACAATATCGAATGTATCGAGTTGGGTAGGGCGCTGGGATCGAAGGCGCTGACGGTGTGGGTGGGCGACGGCGCCAACTTCCCCGGCCAGCACAATCTGCGCGGGGCGCTGGAGCGCTACCTAGGCAGCATGCGCGAGATTTATGCGGCTTTGCCGGGGGACTGGCTGATGTTCATCGAGCACAAGTTGTTTGAGCCGGCGTTCTACGCCACCACCATCGCCGACTGGGGCACCAGCTTCGCCTGCGCGCAGACCTTGGGCGACAAGGCGCGCTGCCTGGTCGACCTGGGCCACCATGCGCCGAACACCAATATCGAGATGATCGTCGCGCGGCTGGCGCAGTTCGGCAAGCTGGGGGGCTTCCACTTCAACGACAGCAAGTACGGCGATGACGATCTGGATTCGGGCAGCATCAATCCCTTCCAGCTGTTCCTGGTGTTTAACGAACTGGCCGATGCGGCCGAGCGCGAGGGCGCGGCCTTCAAGCCTGCCTATATGCTGGACCAGTCGCACAACGTGACCGATCCGATCGAGAGCCTGATGAATAGCGCGGTGGAAGTGCAGCGCGCCTTTGTCCAGGCACAGTTGGTGGATCGTGCGGCCTTGCGCGGGCATCAGGAAGCCAACGATGCGCTGCAATCGGCGCAGGCGCTCAAGCATGCGTACCGCACCGATGTCAGCGTCATCCTGGCGATGGCGCGGCTGCGTTCCGGCGGCGCCATCGATCCGGTGGCCTGCTATCGCGACAGCGGCTATCGCGCGCAGACGGCGGAGGCGCGTCCGGCCAAGGCTGGAGCCAGCGGCAGCGGCATCGTCTAG
- a CDS encoding bifunctional rhamnulose-1-phosphate aldolase/short-chain dehydrogenase: MKEPPIASLWDDAAAASMSEPELLLYRSNLLGSDLRITNFGGGNTSAKVTMDDPLTGAKVEVLWVKGSGGDLGSIKIDGFSTLYMEKLNALKSRYRGLAHEDEMVAYLPHCTFNLNPRAASIDTPLHAYIAHKHVDHMHPDSVIAIAACASSEALTQKIFEGELGWLPWQRPGYDLGLKLEAVSQSQPQLKGIVLEGHGLFTWGDTAKSCYETTLAIIKRAEEWLASNVKQPVFGGAAMAPLPAEERSAFAARLMPLLRGKISREEYKLGHFDDSAAVLEFVCSRDLQPLAALGTSCPDHFLRTKIRPFVVDFDPAAQNFDKLVAGLDAALEAYRADYKAYHARCKRDNSPAVRDANPIIYLIPGVGMLSFAKDKATARIAGEFYVNAINVMRGANGVDTYVGLPEQEAFDIEYWLLEEAKLQRMPKPKSLAGRIALVTGGAGGIGQAVAKQLLQEGACVMLTDIDPEALEQAHKELAKAGGKDNVGSVVANITSEEEVQNVLKSVALRFGGVDLLVSNAGIASSAPLEDTTLDVWDRNHDILVKGYFLASREAFRIMKQQKLGGSMVFVASKNGLVASAGASAYCTAKAAEIHLARCVALEGAPHGIRVNVVNPDAVIRGSRIWDGKWKQERAQSNKIGEDDVEAFYRDRSMLKLSVLPEDIAEAVYFLCSDKAAKSTGNILNVDAGNAGAFTR; encoded by the coding sequence ATGAAAGAACCCCCGATCGCTTCCTTGTGGGACGATGCCGCCGCAGCCAGCATGAGCGAACCAGAACTGCTGCTGTACCGTTCCAATCTGCTTGGATCGGATCTGCGCATCACGAATTTCGGCGGCGGCAATACCTCGGCCAAGGTGACGATGGACGATCCACTCACCGGCGCGAAGGTGGAGGTGCTGTGGGTGAAAGGCTCCGGCGGTGACCTGGGCAGCATCAAGATCGACGGCTTCTCCACGCTGTACATGGAAAAGCTGAACGCCCTCAAGAGCCGCTATCGCGGACTGGCGCATGAGGATGAGATGGTGGCGTATCTGCCGCATTGCACCTTCAACCTGAATCCGCGCGCAGCCAGCATCGACACGCCGCTGCACGCCTACATCGCGCACAAGCATGTGGATCACATGCACCCGGATTCGGTGATTGCGATTGCCGCCTGCGCCAGCAGCGAGGCGCTGACGCAGAAGATTTTTGAAGGCGAACTGGGTTGGCTGCCGTGGCAGCGTCCCGGCTACGATCTGGGACTGAAGCTGGAAGCCGTTTCGCAATCGCAGCCGCAGCTGAAGGGCATCGTCCTCGAAGGCCACGGCCTGTTCACCTGGGGCGATACCGCCAAGTCCTGCTACGAAACCACCCTGGCCATCATCAAGCGCGCCGAGGAATGGCTGGCGTCGAATGTGAAGCAGCCGGTGTTCGGCGGCGCCGCGATGGCGCCGCTGCCGGCTGAGGAACGCAGCGCCTTTGCAGCGCGCCTGATGCCGCTGCTGCGCGGGAAAATCAGCCGCGAAGAGTACAAGCTCGGTCACTTCGACGACAGCGCGGCCGTGCTGGAATTCGTCTGTAGTCGTGACCTGCAGCCGTTGGCGGCGCTGGGGACGTCCTGCCCGGACCACTTCCTGCGCACCAAAATCCGTCCGTTCGTGGTGGACTTCGATCCGGCCGCGCAGAACTTCGACAAGCTGGTGGCCGGCCTGGATGCGGCGCTGGAAGCCTACCGCGCCGACTACAAGGCCTATCATGCGCGCTGCAAGCGCGATAACAGCCCGGCCGTGCGCGACGCCAACCCGATCATCTACCTGATACCCGGCGTCGGCATGCTGTCCTTCGCCAAGGACAAGGCCACGGCGCGCATCGCCGGCGAGTTTTACGTCAACGCCATCAACGTGATGCGTGGCGCGAACGGCGTCGATACTTATGTCGGCCTGCCGGAGCAGGAAGCCTTCGACATCGAATACTGGTTGCTGGAAGAAGCCAAGTTACAGCGCATGCCCAAGCCGAAAAGCCTGGCGGGCCGCATCGCACTGGTGACTGGCGGCGCCGGCGGCATCGGCCAGGCGGTGGCGAAGCAGCTGCTGCAGGAGGGCGCTTGCGTCATGCTGACCGATATCGATCCCGAAGCGTTGGAGCAGGCACACAAGGAGCTGGCCAAGGCCGGCGGCAAGGACAATGTCGGCAGCGTGGTCGCCAACATCACCAGCGAAGAGGAAGTGCAGAACGTGCTGAAGTCGGTGGCGCTGCGCTTCGGCGGCGTCGATCTGCTGGTGTCCAACGCCGGCATCGCCTCGTCGGCGCCGCTGGAAGACACCACGCTCGACGTCTGGGACCGCAATCACGACATTCTGGTGAAAGGCTACTTCCTGGCCAGCCGCGAAGCCTTCCGCATCATGAAGCAGCAGAAGCTGGGCGGCAGCATGGTGTTCGTCGCCAGCAAAAACGGCCTGGTGGCGTCGGCCGGCGCATCGGCCTATTGTACTGCCAAGGCGGCCGAGATCCATCTGGCGCGCTGTGTGGCGCTGGAGGGTGCGCCGCATGGCATCCGCGTCAACGTCGTCAATCCGGATGCGGTGATACGCGGTTCGCGCATCTGGGACGGCAAGTGGAAGCAGGAGCGTGCGCAGTCCAACAAGATCGGCGAGGACGATGTGGAAGCCTTTTACCGCGACCGCAGCATGCTGAAACTGAGCGTGCTGCCGGAAGATATCGCCGAGGCGGTGTACTTCCTTTGCAGCGACAAGGCCGCCAAGAGCACTGGTAATATCCTGAACGTGGACGCGGGCAACGCCGGCGCCTTCACGCGATAA
- a CDS encoding DeoR/GlpR family DNA-binding transcription regulator: MVNHKRRKRLLKLLAEHNTASVPQLVDWLNASPATVRRDISWLAARSLLTRTRGGAANLEQKKRGFTLSSETFQNNIQCRAEHKRAIARYAAGMCNEGETIIINGGTTTFMMAEFLVDHHLKILTNSFLMAERLLVSSENEIIVPGGKVYREQNVILSPFDNDITQHHYAAKMFMSVYGLSLLGLMEADPLLIQAEKRLISQAEELIVLADSSKFAKKAGLILCGLNRVSTVITDTEASDAAVQLLEHSGVRVVTVEREAMPTQIEQSSSFNAPYGFETVGMFQSEAAH; the protein is encoded by the coding sequence ATGGTAAATCACAAGCGTCGCAAGCGTTTGTTGAAACTGCTTGCCGAACATAACACGGCCAGCGTGCCGCAACTGGTCGACTGGCTGAACGCTTCCCCGGCCACCGTGCGGCGCGACATCAGCTGGCTGGCCGCCCGCAGTCTGCTCACGCGCACACGCGGCGGCGCCGCCAACCTTGAGCAGAAAAAGCGCGGCTTTACGCTCAGCAGCGAGACCTTCCAGAACAATATCCAGTGCCGCGCCGAGCACAAACGCGCCATTGCGCGCTACGCCGCCGGCATGTGCAACGAGGGCGAGACCATCATCATCAACGGTGGCACCACCACCTTTATGATGGCCGAATTCCTGGTCGACCATCACCTCAAGATCCTCACCAATTCCTTTCTGATGGCCGAGCGCCTGCTGGTCTCCAGCGAGAACGAGATCATCGTCCCCGGCGGCAAGGTGTACCGCGAGCAGAACGTCATCCTCAGCCCCTTCGACAACGACATCACCCAGCATCACTATGCCGCCAAGATGTTCATGAGCGTTTACGGCCTGTCGCTGCTTGGATTAATGGAAGCCGATCCGCTGCTGATCCAGGCCGAGAAGCGCCTGATTTCGCAAGCCGAGGAACTGATCGTGCTGGCCGACAGCTCCAAATTCGCCAAGAAGGCGGGCCTGATCCTGTGTGGCCTGAATCGCGTATCGACCGTCATTACGGATACCGAAGCATCCGACGCCGCCGTGCAGTTGCTGGAACACTCCGGCGTGCGCGTGGTGACCGTGGAGCGCGAAGCAATGCCGACCCAGATCGAGCAATCCTCCTCCTTCAATGCGCCCTACGGCTTTGAGACCGTGGGCATGTTTCAGTCGGAGGCCGCGCATTGA
- the rhaS gene encoding rhamnose ABC transporter substrate-binding protein: MKLNKIVLAAVAAGLLLAVAGCKEKAPDQIRIAMVVKNLGNGFFDAAHNGAKDAAKELKNVEIIYTGPTTPSAEGQIEIINSLISQKVNAIIISANDPNALVPITKKAMARGIKVISFDSGLAPEGRLMQLNPSNADLIGLKQIQMASDAIGGEGEIAILSASAQATNQNIWISVMKKVLEKPEFNKMKLVATVYGDDQSDKSYREAIGLLRSNPKLKAIIAPTTVGINAASKAVVDEHLVGKVFVTGLGLPSEMAGHVKSGAVREFAIWNPIDLGYAATYAAYDFVKNQPTARPGGSISAGRMGSIAIDDKGEGAMAPPFTYDKSNVDKFSKIF, translated from the coding sequence TTGAAGCTGAATAAAATCGTATTGGCGGCCGTTGCCGCCGGCTTGCTGCTTGCCGTCGCCGGCTGCAAGGAGAAAGCGCCCGACCAGATCCGCATCGCCATGGTGGTGAAAAACCTCGGCAACGGCTTCTTCGACGCCGCGCATAACGGCGCCAAGGACGCGGCCAAGGAGTTGAAGAACGTCGAGATCATCTACACCGGCCCCACCACGCCGAGCGCGGAAGGCCAGATCGAGATCATTAATTCGCTGATCAGCCAGAAGGTGAACGCCATCATCATTTCGGCCAACGACCCGAACGCGCTGGTGCCGATCACCAAAAAGGCCATGGCGCGCGGCATCAAGGTGATTTCCTTCGACAGCGGCCTGGCGCCGGAAGGACGGCTGATGCAGCTGAATCCTTCCAACGCCGACTTGATCGGTTTGAAGCAGATCCAGATGGCGTCCGACGCCATCGGCGGCGAAGGCGAAATCGCCATCCTGTCCGCATCGGCGCAGGCCACCAACCAGAATATCTGGATCAGCGTGATGAAGAAGGTGCTGGAGAAGCCGGAGTTCAACAAGATGAAACTGGTCGCCACCGTCTACGGCGACGACCAGTCGGACAAGAGCTATCGCGAGGCCATCGGACTGCTGCGCAGTAATCCGAAGCTGAAGGCCATCATCGCGCCGACCACGGTGGGCATCAATGCAGCCAGCAAGGCGGTGGTCGATGAGCACTTGGTGGGCAAGGTGTTCGTTACCGGTCTGGGGCTGCCGTCCGAGATGGCGGGCCATGTGAAGAGCGGCGCGGTGCGCGAATTCGCGATCTGGAATCCTATCGATCTCGGTTACGCCGCCACCTACGCGGCCTACGACTTCGTGAAAAACCAGCCGACCGCGCGTCCCGGCGGCAGCATCTCCGCCGGCCGCATGGGCAGCATCGCCATCGACGACAAAGGTGAAGGCGCGATGGCGCCGCCGTTCACCTACGACAAGAGCAACGTCGACAAATTCTCCAAGATCTTCTGA
- a CDS encoding sugar ABC transporter ATP-binding protein: MTTNTSPVLQLTGISKRFAGIVALNQVALTVRAGEVMALIGENGAGKSTLVKTLTGIYQPDEGSITLAGQPVVFADAQDAMRAGITAVHQETVMFDELTVAENIYVGRQPVRGARIDWKRIETEAEKLFERLEVSLPVRARVKDLSVAQRHFVEIARALSQDARVVILDEPTASLSQREIQELYRIIGQLRAAGTAVIFISHKFDEIFAVADRYTVLRDGQFIAEGALADITEPELVALMVGRAVKEAYPKAAVTPGEVVLEVRNFCHPTEFDSVSFSLRQGEILGFYGLVGAGRSEVMQALFGLTGGVTGAVSMHGKPIAIRSAADAIAHGIAYVPEDRQHQGAHLTLPILHNITLPILSRVGFFLRGRRAQEMAIARHYAEQLELKAAHLTQHVSELSGGNQQKVVLGKWLATDPKVIILDEPTKGIDIGSKAAVHRFIGELVSKGLSVILVSSELPEVMGLADRIVVMHQGRIENEFVRADATPELIVAAASGCALPTEECV, encoded by the coding sequence ATGACCACGAATACAAGCCCGGTCCTACAGCTGACCGGGATCAGCAAGCGATTTGCGGGCATCGTCGCGCTTAATCAAGTCGCGTTGACGGTGCGCGCCGGCGAAGTGATGGCACTGATCGGCGAGAACGGCGCCGGCAAGTCGACGCTGGTGAAAACCCTGACCGGCATCTATCAGCCGGACGAAGGCAGCATCACGCTGGCCGGCCAGCCGGTGGTGTTCGCCGACGCGCAGGACGCCATGCGCGCCGGGATCACGGCCGTGCACCAGGAAACCGTGATGTTCGATGAACTGACGGTGGCGGAAAACATCTACGTCGGTCGGCAGCCGGTGCGCGGCGCGCGCATCGACTGGAAGCGTATCGAGACGGAAGCCGAGAAGTTGTTCGAGCGGCTGGAAGTGTCGCTGCCGGTGCGCGCACGGGTAAAAGACCTGAGCGTGGCGCAGCGCCACTTCGTCGAGATTGCACGCGCGCTGTCGCAGGATGCGCGCGTGGTGATACTTGACGAGCCGACCGCCTCGCTGTCGCAGCGCGAGATACAGGAGCTTTACCGCATCATCGGCCAGTTGCGCGCAGCTGGCACCGCAGTCATTTTCATCTCGCACAAATTCGACGAAATCTTCGCCGTGGCGGACCGCTACACGGTGCTGCGCGATGGCCAGTTCATCGCCGAAGGCGCGCTGGCCGACATCACCGAGCCTGAGCTGGTGGCGCTGATGGTGGGCCGCGCCGTGAAGGAAGCCTATCCCAAAGCCGCCGTCACGCCGGGCGAAGTGGTGCTGGAAGTGCGCAACTTCTGCCATCCGACGGAATTCGACAGCGTCAGCTTCTCGCTGCGCCAGGGTGAGATTCTGGGCTTCTACGGTTTGGTGGGCGCCGGCCGTTCCGAGGTGATGCAGGCTCTGTTCGGCCTCACCGGCGGCGTGACCGGCGCGGTGTCCATGCACGGCAAGCCGATCGCCATCCGCTCGGCAGCCGATGCCATTGCGCACGGCATCGCCTATGTGCCGGAAGACCGCCAGCACCAGGGAGCGCACCTGACGCTGCCCATCCTGCACAACATCACCCTGCCGATACTGTCGCGCGTCGGCTTCTTCCTGCGCGGACGACGTGCGCAGGAGATGGCGATCGCACGGCACTATGCGGAACAGCTGGAACTCAAGGCCGCACACCTGACGCAGCACGTATCCGAACTTTCCGGCGGCAACCAGCAGAAGGTCGTGCTGGGCAAGTGGCTGGCGACCGATCCCAAGGTCATCATTCTCGACGAGCCGACCAAAGGCATCGACATCGGCTCCAAGGCCGCCGTGCACCGCTTCATCGGCGAGCTGGTGTCCAAGGGCCTGTCCGTGATCCTGGTGTCGTCCGAGCTGCCGGAGGTGATGGGCCTCGCCGACCGCATCGTCGTCATGCACCAGGGGCGCATTGAAAACGAATTCGTGCGGGCCGACGCCACGCCGGAATTGATCGTCGCGGCGGCCTCCGGCTGCGCGCTGCCGACGGAGGAATGCGTATGA
- a CDS encoding ABC transporter permease codes for MKALLKMRETQLALCIVALIALVGVRAPVFITPGSLANLLTDSTLLIMLALAQMLVIVTRGVDLSMASTLALAGMMSALLAARFPALPLFVVVLAALGIGLVLGLVNGYLIGYLDLPPIVVTLGTMSVYRGMVFVLSGGAWVSSHQMPPEFVAFPLARLLGMTHLVWLAALTVLAAWYVARHSRFGRDLYAIGNEPSSARYVGIPIARRLLWSYGLSGAMAGLCGYLWVARYAVAYTEIAYGFEFTVIAACVIGGISIAGGCGSVAGAVLGSLFLAVIGNALPVVKVSPFWQSALTGIVILAAVLINARNGKQGGRQILPLHGLNPTGPAA; via the coding sequence ATGAAAGCGCTGCTGAAAATGCGCGAAACCCAGCTGGCGCTGTGCATCGTCGCCCTGATCGCGCTGGTCGGCGTACGCGCGCCGGTGTTCATCACGCCGGGCAGCCTTGCCAACCTGCTGACCGACAGCACGCTGCTGATCATGCTGGCGTTGGCGCAGATGCTGGTGATCGTCACGCGCGGCGTGGATTTATCGATGGCCTCGACCCTGGCGCTGGCCGGCATGATGTCGGCGCTGCTGGCAGCGCGCTTCCCTGCCCTGCCGTTGTTCGTGGTGGTGCTGGCGGCGCTGGGCATCGGCTTGGTGCTGGGCCTCGTCAACGGCTACCTGATCGGCTACCTGGATTTGCCGCCCATCGTGGTCACGCTGGGCACCATGAGCGTCTATCGCGGTATGGTGTTCGTGCTGTCCGGCGGCGCCTGGGTATCGTCGCACCAGATGCCGCCGGAATTCGTCGCCTTTCCGCTGGCGCGTCTGCTCGGCATGACGCATCTGGTCTGGCTCGCGGCGTTGACGGTACTCGCCGCGTGGTACGTGGCGCGTCACAGCCGCTTCGGCCGCGACCTTTACGCCATCGGCAACGAGCCTTCGTCGGCGCGCTATGTCGGGATTCCGATTGCACGGCGCCTGCTGTGGTCCTACGGCCTGTCGGGCGCCATGGCCGGCTTGTGCGGCTACCTGTGGGTGGCGCGCTACGCCGTGGCCTACACCGAAATCGCCTACGGCTTTGAATTCACCGTGATCGCCGCCTGCGTCATCGGCGGCATCAGCATCGCCGGCGGTTGTGGCAGCGTGGCCGGTGCGGTGCTGGGCAGCTTGTTCCTGGCCGTGATCGGCAACGCGCTGCCGGTGGTGAAGGTATCGCCGTTCTGGCAAAGCGCGCTCACCGGCATCGTGATCCTGGCGGCGGTGCTGATCAACGCCCGCAACGGCAAGCAAGGCGGCCGGCAGATCCTGCCGCTGCATGGACTTAACCCAACCGGACCCGCAGCGTGA
- a CDS encoding ABC transporter permease codes for MPTSRYAIADRQGFRIRAALARRESLLALLLLAAFIANSFLLPNFLDLDNLADGTFNFSEKALIALPMVLLIICREIDISVSGILALASVAMGWANANGAPPEALLPIAIATGTLCGCLNGVLVTRYGLPSIVVTIGTVSVFRGLSSVVLGDQAYTGYPQVMADWGQGYFFDSIPREFVILLAFAALFAVMLHATSWGRRIYAIGNNPVAARFSGIAVDRYRLVLFMLTGAMAGLAGYLLTGRIGSTRPNIAMGWELEIITMVILGGVSIAGGAGTIAGVMLAVFTLGTVTYGLSLANVPGIYMTIVIGILLLATIALPRLLSGRKK; via the coding sequence ATGCCGACCTCCCGCTACGCCATCGCCGACCGCCAGGGCTTCCGCATCCGCGCGGCGCTGGCAAGGCGCGAAAGCCTGCTGGCGCTGTTATTGCTGGCGGCTTTCATCGCCAATAGCTTCCTGCTGCCGAATTTCCTCGACCTCGACAACCTGGCCGATGGCACGTTCAACTTCAGCGAGAAGGCGCTGATCGCCTTGCCGATGGTGCTGCTGATTATTTGCCGGGAAATCGACATCTCCGTCTCGGGCATCCTGGCTCTGGCCTCGGTCGCCATGGGCTGGGCCAACGCCAACGGCGCGCCGCCTGAAGCGCTGCTGCCGATCGCCATCGCCACCGGCACGCTGTGCGGCTGTCTGAACGGCGTGCTGGTGACGCGTTACGGCCTGCCGTCCATCGTCGTCACCATCGGCACCGTGTCGGTGTTCCGCGGCCTGTCCAGCGTGGTGCTGGGCGACCAGGCCTATACCGGCTATCCGCAAGTGATGGCCGACTGGGGCCAGGGCTACTTCTTCGACAGCATCCCGCGCGAGTTCGTCATCCTGCTGGCGTTCGCGGCGCTGTTTGCCGTGATGCTGCACGCCACGAGCTGGGGACGACGCATTTACGCCATCGGTAACAACCCGGTGGCGGCGCGCTTCTCCGGCATCGCCGTGGATCGCTATCGCCTCGTACTGTTCATGCTGACCGGCGCCATGGCTGGACTGGCGGGCTACCTGCTGACGGGCCGCATCGGCAGCACGCGGCCGAACATCGCCATGGGCTGGGAGCTGGAGATCATCACGATGGTGATACTGGGCGGCGTCAGTATCGCCGGCGGCGCGGGCACCATCGCCGGCGTCATGCTGGCCGTGTTCACGCTGGGCACCGTCACCTACGGTCTGTCGCTGGCGAATGTGCCCGGCATCTACATGACCATCGTGATCGGCATCCTGCTGCTGGCGACCATCGCCCTGCCGCGCCTGCTGAGTGGACGGAAGAAATGA